In the Flagellimonas sp. MMG031 genome, one interval contains:
- a CDS encoding chaperone modulator CbpM — protein sequence MKKENYISIETFCELHGVGESFVYSMYEYEILQVKDKPDKRMLHVEELPVLEKMVRLHNELDINPEGIQAIHHLLGQVESLQEEVAALKRKLDALK from the coding sequence ATGAAAAAAGAAAACTACATATCCATAGAGACCTTTTGTGAGCTTCACGGGGTAGGGGAATCTTTTGTGTACTCCATGTACGAGTATGAGATTTTACAAGTAAAAGATAAACCCGACAAAAGAATGCTTCATGTGGAAGAGCTTCCTGTATTGGAAAAAATGGTGCGTTTGCACAACGAGCTCGATATCAATCCCGAAGGGATACAGGCCATACATCATCTTTTGGGACAAGTGGAAAGTCTGCAAGAAGAAGTCGCTGCCCTGAAACGTAAATTGGATGCATTAAAATGA
- a CDS encoding 2-hydroxyacid dehydrogenase: MKVLVYSAKDFEIKNLEKANNGKHKIRFVPEALDTTTAVIAAGYDAVCIFSNDDASLVVLEILHDLGVKYITLRSTGYNNVSVKSAKRIGLKVAYAPEYSPHAIAEHAVGLLLALDRKLVQANTQVRVFNFTLDNLIGSDLNGKTVGIFGTGRIGSILVKIFHAFGCKVVAHDLERNHYLENHYEVEYLPLEELCRKSDIVSINTPLNYNTHHIFNTTLLMAMKPGAILINTARGGIIKTEDVLAALKNGRLGGYATDVYEHERGIFFKDHSKNGITDEQLKELIALPNVLLTPHQAFATKEALVRIAETTIHNLDCWEEGKTNTNELGFETIML, encoded by the coding sequence ATGAAAGTACTGGTGTACAGTGCCAAGGATTTTGAAATAAAGAACTTGGAGAAAGCGAACAATGGAAAGCATAAAATAAGGTTTGTTCCAGAAGCCTTGGATACCACAACGGCGGTTATAGCGGCAGGATATGATGCCGTGTGTATCTTCTCCAACGATGATGCCAGCCTTGTGGTACTCGAAATTCTCCATGACCTTGGCGTAAAGTACATCACCCTGCGATCCACGGGCTACAACAATGTCAGCGTAAAATCGGCCAAGCGCATCGGGTTGAAGGTGGCCTATGCCCCAGAGTATTCGCCACATGCCATTGCCGAACATGCCGTAGGCCTTTTGCTGGCTTTGGACCGCAAGTTGGTTCAGGCCAACACTCAGGTAAGGGTCTTTAATTTTACGTTGGACAATCTTATAGGCTCCGACCTGAACGGAAAGACAGTGGGTATCTTCGGAACGGGACGGATCGGTTCCATTTTGGTGAAAATATTCCATGCTTTCGGATGTAAGGTCGTAGCCCACGACCTGGAGCGCAATCACTATTTGGAAAATCATTACGAAGTGGAATACCTTCCTTTGGAAGAACTCTGCAGGAAGTCGGATATCGTAAGCATTAATACTCCGCTAAATTACAATACCCATCATATTTTTAATACAACGCTTCTCATGGCCATGAAGCCAGGTGCCATATTGATCAATACAGCTCGTGGGGGCATTATAAAAACAGAGGATGTACTGGCAGCACTCAAAAACGGTAGGCTTGGTGGCTATGCAACCGATGTATATGAGCACGAAAGGGGCATCTTCTTTAAGGACCATAGCAAGAATGGCATTACTGACGAACAGCTGAAAGAGCTGATTGCCCTGCCCAATGTGCTGCTGACCCCTCACCAAGCCTTTGCTACCAAGGAAGCCCTTGTTCGTATTGCTGAGACTACCATCCACAACTTGGATTGTTGGGAGGAAGGGAAAACCAATACCAACGAGCTTGGTTTTGAAACCATTATGTTATAG
- a CDS encoding J domain-containing protein: protein MDFIDYYKVLGVDKKASTEEIKKAYRKLARKYHPDLNPNDVEAEKNFKRVNEANEVLSDPDKRKKYDEYGKDWQHAEEFEKAKRARSQQANQGDYGGYTYSSGGSAQDFSDFFESMFGGRSAGFGGRGQRVRFRGQDYNAELKLSLMDVYTTQKQTLTVNGKNIRLTIPAGIEDGQTIKIAGHGGPGVEGGPAGDLYITFSIVNNTDFRRDGANLYKTVELPLTKAVLGGEIQVETLTGKVKLKVAPGTDNGTQVKLKGKGFPKYKKEGQFGDLYLTYQVKVPKNLTAEQKELFEALEKTNLK from the coding sequence ATGGACTTTATTGATTATTACAAGGTTTTGGGGGTAGATAAAAAGGCATCTACCGAAGAGATTAAAAAGGCATACCGCAAACTGGCCCGAAAGTACCATCCGGACTTGAACCCTAATGATGTAGAGGCCGAAAAGAACTTTAAAAGGGTGAACGAAGCCAATGAGGTACTATCAGACCCGGATAAGCGGAAAAAATATGATGAATACGGTAAGGACTGGCAGCATGCGGAGGAGTTTGAAAAAGCAAAACGTGCGAGGTCGCAGCAGGCGAACCAAGGGGATTATGGGGGATATACCTATAGTTCTGGCGGTTCGGCACAGGATTTTTCCGATTTTTTTGAATCCATGTTCGGGGGCAGGTCGGCCGGTTTTGGTGGCAGGGGACAACGCGTCCGATTTAGGGGACAAGACTACAATGCAGAGCTGAAATTGTCCCTTATGGATGTGTATACGACGCAAAAGCAGACCCTTACCGTAAATGGCAAGAATATCCGCTTGACCATTCCAGCGGGAATCGAGGATGGCCAGACCATCAAAATAGCAGGTCATGGAGGCCCAGGAGTAGAGGGCGGTCCTGCAGGTGACCTCTACATTACCTTTTCCATTGTCAACAACACCGATTTTAGGAGAGACGGAGCCAACCTTTACAAGACAGTGGAACTTCCTTTGACAAAAGCTGTTTTGGGCGGTGAAATCCAAGTGGAGACCTTAACGGGCAAGGTAAAATTGAAAGTAGCGCCCGGAACAGACAATGGTACCCAAGTCAAACTGAAAGGAAAGGGTTTTCCCAAGTATAAAAAGGAGGGGCAATTCGGTGACCTGTATTTGACCTACCAAGTAAAAGTCCCTAAAAATTTGACCGCAGAGCAAAAGGAGCTTTTTGAGGCATTGGAGAAAACCAATCTAAAATAA
- the upp gene encoding uracil phosphoribosyltransferase, with amino-acid sequence MIVHQFDQAHSILNTFIAEIRDVTIQKDPMRFRRNIERIGEILAYELSKSLDYSQKEVTTPLDTKSSFLCSDQLVLCSVLRAGLPLHHGILSYFDGAENAFISAYRHHPNNDDAFEVIVKYFAAPSLDGKILVLTDPMLATGKTLENVLDALKSHGTPKQIHIISVIGSKDGLAKVQDVFPEDTHLWIAAVDEGLTSKGYIVPGLGDAGDLSYGMKL; translated from the coding sequence ATGATCGTTCACCAATTCGACCAAGCCCATTCCATTCTCAATACCTTCATCGCCGAAATCAGGGACGTTACAATACAAAAAGACCCTATGCGGTTTCGACGCAATATTGAACGCATTGGTGAGATTTTGGCCTATGAACTGAGTAAGAGCCTAGATTATTCACAAAAAGAGGTGACCACTCCCCTAGACACCAAATCGTCTTTCTTGTGTTCGGACCAATTGGTGCTCTGTTCCGTGCTTCGCGCCGGGCTGCCCTTGCACCATGGCATTTTGAGTTATTTTGATGGGGCCGAAAACGCATTTATCTCCGCATATCGACATCATCCGAACAATGATGATGCCTTTGAAGTGATTGTAAAATATTTTGCTGCACCTTCCTTGGATGGAAAAATATTGGTACTTACCGACCCCATGTTGGCCACGGGAAAGACCTTGGAAAATGTACTCGATGCCTTAAAGAGCCATGGAACGCCAAAACAAATCCATATCATATCGGTCATTGGGTCCAAAGATGGCTTGGCCAAAGTACAGGACGTTTTCCCTGAGGATACCCACCTTTGGATCGCTGCGGTGGATGAGGGATTGACCAGCAAGGGATACATTGTCCCCGGTCTTGGGGATGCAGGTGACCTCAGCTATGGTATGAAGCTG
- a CDS encoding universal stress protein, with amino-acid sequence MKKILVPVDFSDFSKYALEVASKLAKQHGSGIVLLHMIGMSDSVLANSELAEEAEAKYFLKLAKDKIKELTGQKYLKGIAVNAIIQNYKDFEEVNKVAQEQDCDLIVMGSHGASGIRELFVGSNTEKVVRSSDLPVMVIKSKPEAFHLQRIVMACDLDLENISVYKKAKQFAESNGASLEMVYVHSAGANFMGRDDVTQRLEAFKQELGKDVNINFYDHNSVEKGILQYCFEKNADLLVIPTHGRKGLARFIVGSLAETVSNHAKIPVMTIRI; translated from the coding sequence ATGAAAAAAATATTGGTACCCGTCGATTTTTCAGATTTTTCCAAATACGCCCTTGAGGTTGCTTCCAAATTGGCGAAGCAGCATGGGAGTGGCATTGTTTTGCTTCATATGATCGGTATGTCCGATTCCGTATTGGCGAATTCCGAACTTGCGGAAGAGGCGGAGGCTAAATATTTTTTGAAACTGGCCAAGGATAAGATCAAGGAGTTGACCGGACAGAAATACCTTAAAGGTATCGCTGTGAATGCCATTATCCAAAACTATAAGGATTTTGAGGAGGTGAATAAGGTGGCCCAGGAACAAGATTGTGATTTGATCGTTATGGGCTCACATGGCGCTAGTGGTATTCGGGAACTTTTTGTGGGTTCCAATACCGAAAAAGTGGTACGCTCTTCCGACCTACCTGTTATGGTCATCAAGTCAAAACCGGAAGCGTTCCATTTGCAACGCATTGTGATGGCCTGTGACCTTGATTTGGAGAACATTTCCGTTTACAAGAAGGCGAAACAATTTGCCGAAAGCAACGGAGCTTCTTTGGAAATGGTCTATGTGCACAGCGCTGGCGCCAATTTTATGGGTCGTGACGATGTGACGCAACGCTTGGAGGCCTTTAAGCAGGAATTGGGAAAGGACGTTAACATTAACTTTTACGACCATAATTCGGTGGAGAAGGGCATACTTCAATATTGTTTTGAAAAAAATGCCGATCTATTGGTCATTCCTACCCATGGTCGAAAAGGATTGGCCCGTTTCATCGTCGGTAGTTTGGCCGAAACGGTCTCCAACCATGCAAAAATTCCTGTGATGACCATAAGGATATGA
- a CDS encoding Hsp20/alpha crystallin family protein, whose translation MSLVKLDGKRFPWNERLIDFFSRDAFVDDDFFNLEKTHPSMNVKEHKDDFEIEFAAPGFEKKDFKITMKDDVLEVSAQKRKEKTEEEENFTRREFNYNAFTRSLQLPPTVDRSKDVKAVYQNGILTLKVHKMEAAKNNQKKVIEVA comes from the coding sequence ATGTCATTGGTAAAATTGGACGGAAAGCGATTTCCATGGAACGAAAGACTGATTGATTTTTTCAGTCGGGATGCATTTGTGGATGATGATTTTTTCAATTTGGAGAAAACCCATCCATCCATGAATGTCAAGGAACACAAAGATGATTTTGAAATTGAGTTTGCCGCACCGGGATTTGAAAAGAAAGATTTCAAGATTACTATGAAAGATGATGTATTGGAGGTTTCGGCCCAAAAGCGTAAAGAGAAGACCGAAGAGGAAGAGAACTTTACCCGAAGGGAGTTCAACTACAATGCATTTACCAGAAGTTTACAACTGCCACCCACCGTAGATCGCTCCAAAGATGTTAAGGCGGTGTACCAAAACGGTATCCTTACCCTTAAGGTCCATAAAATGGAAGCGGCCAAAAACAACCAAAAAAAGGTGATTGAAGTGGCATAG
- a CDS encoding universal stress protein, translating to MIKVLLPTDFSENAFHAITYAVKLLEHATCTFYLVHAYTPPVYRVDYALGSPGQLGLPDDERNKAEEALERTKKKIKSLLPVSRHSFVTHAAFNSLAEELESVSQKEDIDFIVMGTQGATGAKEILFGSNTVQVIQKSSVPVLAVPAEFEYRPLQNMLFPTDYEVEFKKANLETVLQLLKLSRAKLHVLHISSPEGLDESQMDNKGYLEGRLLERNHQFYDMPDQDLIAAINDFQDTVSVDMLAMVRNKHTFLERLFIAPTIRNIGLHSKVPFLVLPLNP from the coding sequence ATGATCAAAGTACTTTTGCCCACTGATTTTTCGGAAAATGCTTTTCATGCCATTACCTATGCAGTAAAGCTATTGGAACACGCCACTTGTACCTTCTACTTGGTACATGCCTATACCCCTCCGGTGTATAGGGTAGACTATGCCTTGGGCAGTCCAGGACAATTGGGCCTGCCCGATGACGAAAGGAACAAGGCAGAGGAAGCCTTGGAACGTACCAAAAAGAAGATAAAGTCACTATTGCCCGTATCCCGGCACAGCTTTGTTACCCATGCCGCCTTCAACTCCTTGGCGGAGGAACTGGAATCGGTTTCCCAAAAAGAGGATATCGATTTTATTGTGATGGGCACCCAAGGAGCCACAGGAGCCAAAGAAATTCTATTTGGTTCGAACACAGTACAAGTAATCCAGAAATCATCGGTTCCGGTATTGGCCGTTCCCGCTGAATTCGAATACCGTCCGCTCCAAAATATGTTGTTTCCCACCGATTACGAAGTGGAATTTAAAAAGGCCAATTTGGAAACGGTACTCCAGCTTTTGAAACTGTCCCGTGCCAAATTGCACGTTTTGCACATAAGCTCTCCCGAAGGCCTTGATGAGAGCCAAATGGATAATAAGGGCTATCTGGAAGGTCGCCTTTTGGAACGGAACCATCAATTTTATGATATGCCCGACCAAGATTTGATTGCCGCCATCAACGATTTTCAGGATACGGTGTCTGTGGACATGTTGGCCATGGTCAGGAACAAGCATACGTTTTTGGAGCGCCTCTTTATAGCGCCTACCATCAGAAATATTGGTTTGCACAGCAAAGTGCCTTTTTTGGTATTACCGTTAAACCCTTAA
- a CDS encoding universal stress protein — MLHILAPTDFSNNSYNAIYYAARLFADTDSEFHIVHVCGTEGSSDLESSKLESTKNLDALQHRLIRDVGKNNKHSWKKVSLCSDMAKGIADYAKENDMDLTVIGNKAKEEVKDILFGNNAMQLVREIAHCPVLIIPLEIDFKRVDKMAFASNYVRPIHAESVSALQFFSALLDSVIVPMTIEDDKGNDASKQNRADFLEAISESASKEVKLPVFEGKVNTILEFVDLWSIDMLCMVYYPHHFFLEFIGKGIIKELNTKLKIPFLILPDTSN, encoded by the coding sequence ATGTTACACATTTTAGCACCCACCGATTTTTCGAACAACTCCTATAATGCGATTTATTATGCAGCCCGGTTGTTCGCCGATACCGATAGCGAATTTCATATCGTACACGTTTGCGGTACCGAGGGAAGTTCCGATTTGGAAAGCTCAAAATTGGAATCCACCAAAAACTTGGATGCCCTGCAGCACCGGCTCATTCGTGATGTGGGCAAAAACAACAAGCATTCGTGGAAAAAGGTTTCCCTGTGCTCCGATATGGCCAAAGGCATTGCTGATTATGCCAAGGAAAACGATATGGATCTTACAGTCATCGGCAACAAGGCAAAGGAAGAAGTAAAAGACATTCTTTTTGGGAACAATGCCATGCAATTGGTGCGGGAGATTGCCCATTGCCCAGTACTCATCATCCCCTTGGAAATTGATTTTAAAAGGGTCGATAAGATGGCTTTTGCATCAAATTATGTGAGGCCTATTCACGCAGAAAGCGTTAGTGCACTTCAGTTTTTTAGTGCGTTACTGGATAGTGTCATTGTTCCCATGACTATCGAAGACGATAAAGGGAACGACGCCTCAAAGCAAAATAGGGCGGATTTTTTGGAGGCCATTTCCGAGAGCGCATCCAAAGAGGTCAAACTCCCGGTGTTCGAGGGCAAGGTAAACACCATATTGGAATTTGTGGACCTATGGAGCATTGATATGCTTTGCATGGTGTACTATCCCCATCATTTCTTTTTGGAATTTATAGGAAAGGGAATCATCAAAGAGCTCAATACAAAATTGAAGATTCCCTTTTTGATCCTGCCCGATACGTCCAACTGA
- a CDS encoding response regulator, with product MKKILLVEDDTSLRENVAELLELSGFEVCTASNGLIAVDMAKKEVPDLVLCDIMMPELDGYGVLEELSSHESTRQIPFIFVSAKTEKQDVRRGMNLGADDYLTKPFEEEELLSAIECRLEKAKQMNTVLQEHPKQAKEDEIRSLNELKNFFDDHGELLSYKKDETIYNKGDHSNMVYLILKGVVKSCSLDEEGKELITSIYSADDFLGFTSLTDHLPYQEYTIAMEDVELAGISKEKVKGILEDNRSVTLELMDVITGNLTDIKKQLLQMAYSSVRKKTAQTLLLFSKAINRDKDGALKIARSDLAGVAGIATESLIRTLSDFKNEGLIAIENRTISVIDREALARVN from the coding sequence ATGAAAAAGATCTTACTGGTTGAAGATGACACCTCGCTACGCGAAAATGTGGCCGAACTGTTGGAATTGTCCGGTTTTGAAGTTTGTACGGCATCCAATGGGCTCATAGCTGTGGACATGGCCAAAAAGGAGGTTCCCGATTTGGTACTCTGTGATATTATGATGCCCGAACTGGATGGGTATGGTGTCCTTGAGGAACTGTCCTCCCATGAAAGTACACGGCAAATTCCGTTCATTTTTGTTTCCGCCAAAACAGAAAAACAGGATGTTCGCCGAGGAATGAACCTAGGTGCGGACGATTATTTGACCAAACCTTTTGAGGAGGAGGAACTGCTGTCTGCCATCGAATGTCGATTGGAGAAGGCCAAACAGATGAACACCGTGCTCCAGGAACACCCTAAACAGGCAAAAGAAGACGAAATCCGTTCCCTGAACGAATTGAAGAATTTTTTTGATGACCACGGGGAATTGTTGTCCTACAAAAAGGACGAGACCATCTACAATAAAGGTGACCACTCCAATATGGTATATCTTATCCTGAAAGGGGTGGTGAAAAGTTGCAGTTTGGATGAAGAGGGAAAGGAATTGATCACCTCAATTTATTCGGCAGATGATTTTTTGGGCTTTACCTCCCTAACCGATCACCTGCCTTATCAAGAATACACCATAGCCATGGAAGATGTGGAACTTGCAGGAATTTCCAAGGAAAAAGTAAAGGGCATTTTGGAAGACAACAGGAGTGTGACCTTGGAATTGATGGATGTGATAACCGGAAACCTGACCGACATCAAAAAGCAATTGTTGCAAATGGCCTACAGTTCTGTAAGGAAGAAAACGGCCCAGACCCTTTTGCTCTTTTCCAAGGCCATTAATAGGGATAAGGACGGCGCCCTTAAAATAGCCCGTAGCGACTTGGCGGGTGTGGCCGGGATTGCCACCGAAAGCCTTATCCGTACACTTTCCGATTTTAAGAACGAAGGACTCATCGCTATAGAAAACCGCACTATTTCAGTAATCGACAGGGAGGCATTGGCACGTGTAAATTGA
- a CDS encoding universal stress protein, with protein MKNILVPTDFSENSVRALKYAQMLFDSEECNFYILYVGTLLDTKNDAETMQYGDGDSENTKRKLADLVKDTRAHSTEANHFFFSLHEYGFFIPTIKKHLDEQNIDLIVMGTKGASGIKEKVIGTNTGDVITKVQCNTLVVPEQVELSKPREIAFPTDLNIFYSLKMLRPMIEMVQLGKSKFRIMHALQAGDHLNEEQKNNKEYLLDFMKETFPESHSFHTITNKKVKSAIQCFVESREIDMMFMVAKNLNFIQQILFDSIVEQISFHTKIPFYVIHE; from the coding sequence ATGAAGAATATTCTGGTCCCAACCGATTTTTCGGAGAATTCTGTTCGGGCGCTAAAGTATGCCCAAATGCTGTTCGATTCCGAAGAATGTAACTTTTATATCCTATATGTCGGTACCCTTCTGGACACCAAGAACGATGCTGAAACCATGCAGTATGGCGATGGGGATTCCGAGAATACAAAAAGAAAACTTGCCGATTTGGTAAAAGATACCAGGGCACATAGTACCGAGGCCAATCATTTCTTTTTTTCATTGCACGAGTACGGTTTTTTTATCCCAACGATCAAAAAACATTTGGACGAACAAAACATTGATCTAATTGTCATGGGTACCAAAGGGGCATCGGGTATCAAGGAAAAAGTGATCGGCACCAATACCGGGGATGTGATTACCAAGGTGCAGTGCAATACCCTTGTGGTTCCTGAGCAAGTTGAACTTTCCAAACCCCGCGAAATTGCCTTCCCAACCGATTTGAACATCTTCTACTCGTTAAAAATGCTTCGGCCCATGATTGAAATGGTGCAATTGGGCAAGTCAAAGTTTCGAATTATGCATGCACTGCAGGCAGGCGACCATCTGAACGAGGAACAAAAGAACAACAAGGAATACCTTTTGGATTTTATGAAGGAAACCTTTCCAGAGAGCCACAGCTTTCATACCATAACCAACAAAAAGGTAAAGTCGGCCATTCAGTGTTTTGTGGAGAGCCGGGAAATCGACATGATGTTCATGGTGGCCAAGAACCTGAATTTTATCCAACAGATCCTGTTCGATTCCATTGTGGAGCAAATCAGTTTTCACACCAAGATTCCATTCTATGTAATCCACGAATAG
- a CDS encoding PAS domain S-box protein, with protein MEKFEESNVLGMFSEVISEGILIVNAQQQITASNKAANKMFNYNEGELLGQPLDILIPKRIKHKHGQLAHRFMGEGKARQMGKGLDLVGIRKDGEEFPLEISLNPFKMKEQQYVLALIMDITEKKKAEQTIDYWFQIFDESLNEIYVFDAESFIFINVNQGAQRNLGYSIQELTNMSVMDIKPEVSAEVMQRLLSPLIAKRREKVIFESVHRRKDGTHYPVEVHLQLSYIEKRRVGVAIVLDITERKNYTQQLENTVEERTEQLREALKAEKKLNELKTKFLSLVSHEFKTPLSSILTSTSLLTKYTTTEQQDKRDKHIATIKSKVRYLDNILTDFLSIERLDSGKVNYALTSFPLSKLINEVVYDANTLLKEGQRIQYPQNIDGIVIEFDEKIMGLALSNLVHNAIKYSPEDSDIELKVHQEREQLKIDVVDQGLGVPEEDQPFIFDRYFRATNVLTVQGTGIGLNTVRQHMHNLNANVTFKSELGRGSTFTLHIPINNKENEKDLTG; from the coding sequence TTGGAAAAGTTCGAAGAAAGTAACGTATTGGGCATGTTTTCGGAGGTCATCTCCGAAGGCATCCTTATTGTCAATGCCCAGCAACAGATAACGGCCAGTAACAAGGCGGCCAACAAAATGTTCAACTATAATGAAGGCGAACTTCTGGGCCAGCCTCTGGACATCCTTATTCCCAAGCGCATCAAGCACAAACACGGGCAATTGGCCCATCGTTTTATGGGCGAGGGCAAGGCGAGGCAGATGGGAAAAGGACTGGATTTGGTGGGTATCCGTAAAGACGGGGAGGAATTTCCTTTGGAAATCAGCCTAAACCCTTTTAAGATGAAGGAACAGCAATATGTGCTGGCCTTGATCATGGATATCACCGAGAAAAAGAAAGCGGAGCAGACCATTGATTATTGGTTTCAGATTTTCGACGAGTCGCTGAACGAAATTTACGTTTTTGATGCTGAATCCTTCATTTTTATCAATGTAAACCAAGGGGCACAGCGCAATTTGGGCTATTCTATCCAAGAGCTTACCAACATGTCGGTAATGGATATCAAACCCGAAGTATCTGCAGAAGTAATGCAGCGGTTACTGTCTCCACTTATCGCAAAACGAAGGGAGAAGGTCATTTTTGAGTCCGTTCATCGGCGAAAGGATGGGACCCACTATCCTGTGGAGGTGCACTTGCAATTGTCCTATATTGAAAAGCGAAGGGTGGGTGTAGCGATAGTGTTGGATATCACCGAACGTAAAAACTATACCCAACAACTGGAAAACACCGTCGAGGAGCGTACGGAGCAATTACGGGAAGCATTGAAGGCAGAAAAAAAGTTAAACGAGCTCAAGACAAAGTTCCTTTCCTTGGTTTCACACGAGTTCAAGACACCCTTGTCCAGCATACTTACCTCTACCTCCCTATTGACCAAATATACCACCACGGAACAGCAGGACAAACGCGATAAGCATATCGCTACCATTAAGTCCAAGGTGCGGTACCTCGATAATATTTTGACCGATTTCCTATCCATTGAACGTTTGGATTCTGGCAAAGTAAATTACGCCTTGACTTCATTTCCGTTAAGCAAATTGATCAATGAGGTGGTTTACGATGCCAATACCCTGCTCAAAGAGGGTCAACGCATACAATATCCCCAGAATATCGATGGTATAGTTATCGAGTTTGATGAAAAGATCATGGGGTTGGCACTTTCCAATCTGGTCCATAATGCCATAAAATATTCTCCTGAGGACAGCGATATCGAGCTAAAGGTACACCAAGAACGGGAACAATTAAAAATTGATGTGGTGGATCAGGGTCTTGGGGTTCCAGAGGAGGACCAACCCTTTATATTTGATCGATATTTTAGGGCCACCAACGTGCTTACGGTACAGGGCACTGGTATCGGACTCAACACGGTCCGGCAACATATGCACAACCTCAATGCTAACGTAACTTTTAAGAGTGAACTTGGGCGAGGCTCGACCTTCACTCTTCACATACCAATAAATAACAAGGAAAATGAAAAAGATCTTACTGGTTGA